The following coding sequences are from one Lysinibacillus sp. FSL W8-0992 window:
- a CDS encoding 16S rRNA (uracil(1498)-N(3))-methyltransferase — translation MQRYFIDTTIDSARISGEDARHIMRVMRMKEGAEIIVVAQDTAYICTIAAFEDDDVIVKATGRTISSPELPIRVTVACGLPKGDKLELITQKATELGMYALLPFEAERSIVKWDVKKGAKKQERLQKIAKEAAEQSHRTHIPEIYEPIKFSQLVSRMGDFDAVFIADEEDAKAEKRTRFADKLKNVYDKESKSILIIFGPEGGIARKEADTLKQAGAQTMSLGPRILRAETAPLYALSAISYEFE, via the coding sequence ATGCAACGTTATTTCATCGACACAACTATTGATTCAGCCCGCATTTCAGGTGAAGATGCGCGCCATATTATGCGTGTTATGCGTATGAAAGAAGGTGCGGAAATCATCGTCGTGGCACAAGATACTGCTTATATTTGTACAATTGCTGCATTTGAAGATGATGATGTCATTGTGAAAGCGACTGGACGAACAATTTCATCTCCAGAGCTCCCTATTCGTGTAACAGTTGCTTGTGGGCTGCCTAAAGGTGATAAACTAGAACTCATTACACAAAAAGCAACAGAGCTTGGCATGTACGCCTTATTACCATTTGAAGCGGAGCGATCCATTGTAAAATGGGATGTTAAAAAAGGTGCGAAAAAGCAGGAGCGCTTGCAAAAAATTGCAAAAGAGGCAGCGGAGCAATCACATCGTACACACATTCCAGAAATATATGAACCAATAAAATTTTCTCAGCTTGTATCGCGTATGGGTGATTTTGACGCTGTATTTATTGCAGATGAAGAGGATGCAAAGGCAGAAAAACGCACAAGGTTTGCGGATAAGCTAAAAAACGTGTATGATAAGGAGTCGAAATCAATCCTTATTATCTTCGGTCCAGAAGGTGGAATTGCGCGTAAAGAAGCAGATACACTGAAGCAAGCTGGCGCGCAAACGATGTCTCTTGGTCCAAGAATTTTACGTGCAGAAACAGCGCCACTTTATGCGCTATCTGCAATATCATATGAATTTGAATGA
- the mtaB gene encoding tRNA (N(6)-L-threonylcarbamoyladenosine(37)-C(2))-methylthiotransferase MtaB, whose translation MSKVAFHTLGCKVNHYETEAIWQLFKEDGYDRTEFDHQADVYVINTCTVTNTGDKKSRQVIRRAVRQNPDAVICVTGCYAQTSPAEIMAIPGVDIVVGTQDRTKLLGYIEQYRNERQPINAVRNIMKNRVYEELDVPAFTDRTRASLKIQEGCNNFCTFCIIPWARGLMRSRDPQEVLNQAQQLVDAGYLEIVLTGIHTGGYGQDLKDYNLAQLLRDLEANVKGLKRLRISSIEASQLTDEVIDVLRESNIVVNHLHIPIQSGSDTVLKRMRRKYTMEFFGERLTKLHEALPNLAVTSDVIVGFPGETEEEFMETYNFIRDHKFSELHVFPFSPRTGTPAARMEDQIDEDIKNERVHRLIALNDQLAKEYASRFENEVLEVIPEEFVHDGSEEEGLLTGYTDNYLKVVFEGPENLIGQLVKVKITQAGYPHSKGQFVRLLETVK comes from the coding sequence TTGTCAAAAGTGGCTTTTCACACACTTGGCTGTAAAGTAAATCACTATGAAACAGAGGCTATTTGGCAACTGTTTAAAGAAGACGGGTATGACCGTACGGAATTTGATCATCAAGCGGACGTTTATGTTATTAATACATGTACAGTAACAAATACGGGCGATAAAAAATCGCGACAAGTTATTCGTCGAGCTGTGCGTCAAAATCCAGATGCTGTTATTTGTGTTACAGGCTGTTATGCTCAAACGTCGCCAGCTGAAATTATGGCGATTCCTGGTGTTGATATTGTTGTAGGAACACAGGATCGTACAAAATTACTTGGCTATATCGAGCAATATCGTAACGAGCGTCAACCAATTAATGCTGTACGTAACATTATGAAAAACCGTGTATATGAAGAATTAGATGTGCCGGCATTTACAGACAGAACACGCGCATCATTAAAAATCCAAGAAGGCTGTAATAACTTCTGTACGTTTTGTATTATTCCTTGGGCGCGTGGTTTAATGCGCTCGCGTGATCCACAGGAAGTACTAAACCAAGCGCAACAATTAGTTGATGCTGGTTACCTTGAAATAGTCCTAACGGGTATTCATACTGGTGGCTATGGACAAGACTTAAAAGATTATAACCTTGCCCAGTTGTTGCGTGATTTAGAGGCGAATGTAAAAGGTTTAAAACGTTTACGTATTTCTTCTATTGAAGCTAGCCAATTGACAGATGAGGTGATAGATGTTTTACGCGAGTCAAACATTGTTGTTAATCATCTACACATTCCGATTCAATCAGGTTCGGATACCGTATTAAAACGTATGCGCCGTAAATACACGATGGAATTTTTCGGAGAACGCTTAACAAAATTACATGAAGCATTGCCGAACTTAGCTGTTACTTCTGACGTTATCGTTGGTTTCCCAGGTGAGACTGAGGAAGAATTTATGGAAACATATAACTTTATTCGTGACCATAAATTTTCAGAATTACATGTGTTCCCATTCTCTCCTCGTACAGGTACACCAGCAGCTCGAATGGAAGACCAAATCGATGAGGACATTAAAAATGAGCGCGTTCACCGCCTAATCGCTTTAAATGACCAACTTGCTAAGGAATATGCTTCTCGTTTTGAAAATGAAGTGTTAGAAGTAATTCCAGAAGAATTTGTTCACGATGGTAGTGAGGAAGAAGGCTTATTAACGGGTTATACAGACAACTACTTAAAAGTAGTTTTTGAAGGCCCAGAAAACCTTATTGGCCAACTTGTAAAGGTAAAAATTACACAAGCAGGCTACCCTCATTCTAAAGGACAGTTCGTACGCTTACTTGAAACTGTAAAATAA
- the deoC gene encoding deoxyribose-phosphate aldolase, giving the protein MKTNYASMIDHTLLKAEATKEQIEKLCAEAKEFGFASVCVNPTWVKYCSELLQNSDVLVCTVIGFPLGANTPAVKTFEAKDAIANGAQEVDMVINIGALKDQNFEQVQADISAVVEAAKGSAIVKVIIEACLLTEEEKVKACELSVAAGADYVKTSTGFSTGGATAEDIALMRKTVGPELGVKASGGVRSLEDMQKMVEAGATRIGASSGVAIMKGLIADSNY; this is encoded by the coding sequence ATGAAAACAAATTATGCAAGTATGATTGATCACACATTATTAAAGGCTGAGGCTACAAAAGAACAAATTGAAAAGTTATGTGCAGAGGCCAAAGAATTTGGTTTTGCATCTGTTTGCGTAAACCCAACTTGGGTGAAATATTGCAGCGAGCTATTACAAAACTCAGACGTGTTAGTTTGTACGGTTATTGGCTTCCCATTAGGCGCTAATACACCAGCAGTAAAAACATTTGAGGCAAAAGATGCGATTGCGAATGGTGCACAAGAAGTGGATATGGTCATCAATATTGGCGCTTTAAAAGATCAAAACTTCGAACAAGTACAAGCGGATATTTCAGCAGTAGTAGAAGCGGCAAAAGGTAGTGCAATTGTTAAAGTAATTATTGAAGCTTGCCTACTAACTGAGGAAGAAAAAGTAAAAGCATGTGAACTTTCAGTAGCAGCTGGCGCAGATTACGTGAAAACGTCAACTGGTTTCTCTACTGGTGGAGCTACAGCAGAGGACATCGCTTTAATGCGCAAAACAGTTGGACCAGAGCTAGGTGTAAAAGCTTCTGGTGGTGTTCGTAGCTTGGAAGATATGCAAAAAATGGTTGAAGCAGGTGCCACTCGCATTGGTGCAAGCTCGGGCGTAGCCATTATGAAGGGCTTAATTGCAGACTCTAATTACTAA
- a CDS encoding spore coat associated protein CotJA, which translates to MFTQYKYWRPFISPFDPCKPIEVKSFATPPQLYIGFQPPGLPQFQTAREALKFGTLWPDFFSPYPNPERGGVKGE; encoded by the coding sequence ATGTTTACGCAATATAAGTATTGGCGACCTTTTATCAGTCCTTTTGATCCTTGTAAACCGATAGAGGTCAAAAGTTTTGCAACACCTCCACAATTGTATATAGGCTTTCAACCACCTGGTCTACCACAATTTCAGACAGCGAGGGAAGCGTTAAAGTTTGGTACACTATGGCCCGATTTTTTTAGTCCCTATCCAAATCCAGAGAGAGGTGGGGTGAAAGGTGAGTAA
- a CDS encoding spore coat protein CotJB, which translates to MSKQMPPEFYQLLEEIQAIDFVIVELNLYLDTHPHDYAAITQFNENTEKSMRLKIDFEQKFGPLMNFGRSYSNYPFNWIDTPWPWQV; encoded by the coding sequence GTGAGTAAACAAATGCCACCAGAATTTTATCAGCTTCTCGAGGAAATTCAAGCTATTGATTTTGTTATAGTTGAATTAAATCTTTATTTAGATACTCATCCACATGATTATGCTGCAATTACACAATTTAATGAGAATACCGAAAAAAGTATGCGATTAAAAATAGATTTTGAACAAAAATTTGGCCCGCTTATGAATTTTGGAAGAAGCTATTCAAATTATCCGTTTAATTGGATCGATACGCCATGGCCCTGGCAAGTATAA
- a CDS encoding manganese catalase family protein, whose translation MWYYEKKLQYPVKVSTCNPMLAKYLVEQYGGADGELAAALRYMNQRYTIPDKVVGLLTDIATEEFSHLEMIATMIYKLTKDATPQQIKEAGLADHYVNHDKALFYQNASGVPFTASYIQAKGDPIADLYEDIAAEEKARATYQWIIDLSDDPDLNDSLIFLREREIIHSQRFREAVEILIEDGNTKKIF comes from the coding sequence TTGTGGTATTATGAAAAAAAGCTCCAATATCCAGTAAAAGTTAGTACTTGTAACCCAATGCTAGCAAAGTATTTAGTAGAGCAATATGGTGGTGCTGATGGAGAGCTCGCTGCAGCACTTCGCTATATGAACCAACGTTATACAATACCAGATAAAGTAGTTGGCCTGTTAACGGATATAGCAACGGAAGAGTTTTCTCATCTCGAAATGATTGCAACAATGATTTATAAGCTAACGAAAGATGCAACCCCTCAGCAAATTAAAGAAGCAGGACTTGCTGATCACTATGTTAACCATGATAAAGCGCTGTTTTATCAAAATGCATCGGGTGTACCATTTACTGCATCCTATATACAGGCAAAAGGGGATCCAATTGCTGATTTATACGAGGATATTGCGGCGGAAGAAAAAGCACGTGCCACATACCAATGGATTATTGACTTATCGGATGACCCAGATTTAAATGATAGTTTGATTTTTTTGAGAGAACGAGAAATTATTCATTCACAACGTTTTAGAGAGGCTGTAGAAATTTTAATAGAGGATGGCAATACAAAGAAGATATTTTAA